Proteins from a genomic interval of Nocardia sp. BMG51109:
- a CDS encoding aromatic ring-hydroxylating dioxygenase subunit alpha, translating into MTIAMNHRPVTADDGCQDQVLLDQWYAIDFATEFPAGEIHKVTLLERDLIVWRDSDGQAHVWEDLCVHRGARLSKGWLENDTVICPYHGWRYDSAGSCVLMPAAPDEKPMRKARAFPYPVAERYGFVWVCLGEPAGPVPDFPEWDDTAFMKVHSGPYHYDGNGFRAVENFVDASHFPFVHAGYNGLPDAPDKLEPYTVTELPDGSLRSSEVRVFQPIGDARGRPVVAFYTYTVFAPFVGYFSKRTVDADASGAAISETSNTFTTLFAVQPLDATHCVVRVCSALDTLPHPEPEAVRERADIIYHQDRDIVETQRPERIPVQLRYELHHRTDLMGQRYRSWLRGKGITYGVI; encoded by the coding sequence ATGACCATCGCGATGAACCACCGGCCCGTCACCGCGGACGACGGCTGCCAGGACCAGGTGCTGCTCGACCAGTGGTACGCCATCGACTTCGCCACCGAATTCCCGGCCGGCGAGATCCACAAGGTCACGCTGCTCGAGCGCGACCTGATCGTGTGGCGCGACAGCGACGGGCAGGCGCACGTCTGGGAGGACCTGTGCGTCCATCGCGGCGCGCGGCTGTCCAAGGGCTGGCTCGAGAACGACACCGTGATCTGCCCCTATCACGGCTGGCGCTACGACAGCGCCGGTTCCTGCGTGCTGATGCCCGCCGCACCCGACGAGAAGCCGATGCGCAAGGCCCGCGCCTTCCCCTATCCCGTGGCGGAGCGGTACGGGTTCGTGTGGGTGTGCCTCGGCGAGCCCGCCGGGCCGGTCCCCGATTTTCCCGAGTGGGACGACACGGCCTTCATGAAGGTGCACAGCGGCCCATATCACTACGACGGCAACGGATTCCGGGCGGTCGAGAACTTCGTCGACGCCTCGCACTTCCCGTTCGTGCACGCCGGGTACAACGGGCTGCCGGACGCGCCGGACAAGCTCGAGCCCTACACGGTGACCGAACTGCCGGACGGCAGCCTGAGATCCTCGGAGGTGCGGGTCTTCCAGCCGATCGGCGACGCGCGCGGGCGGCCGGTCGTCGCCTTCTACACCTACACCGTGTTCGCGCCGTTCGTCGGCTATTTCTCCAAACGCACCGTGGATGCCGACGCGTCGGGAGCCGCGATCTCCGAGACGTCGAACACCTTCACGACGCTGTTCGCCGTGCAACCGCTGGACGCCACGCATTGCGTCGTGCGGGTGTGCTCGGCACTCGACACGCTGCCGCACCCCGAACCCGAGGCGGTGCGCGAGCGCGCCGACATCATCTACCACCAGGACCGCGACATCGTGGAAACGCAACGTCCGGAGCGCATTCCGGTGCAGCTGCGGTACGAGCTGCACCACCGCACCGATCTGATGGGGCAGCGGTACCGAAGCTGGTTGCGCGGCAAGGGAATCACCTACGGGGTGATCTGA